ACCCCCCCCCCCCCCCACCTTACCACCTCTACTCCTCAACATAATCTCTTCTCActaattattaaaaataacgTTATGCCTACTGTTACCCGCAGTTAACCATGCGCGCTCGCGCTGTGAAACTtgaaaaacaagaaaacaGTCGGTCGGTGTTAACTGTTCTATGACATGGAGAGCAAAAACTAAACGCAGTAACCTGTAGTTAATGAAGTAGCACTAACAAAGTGTACATTGTGGAAATATGAATAATGCCTGAATTCATAGATCTGGGTCTAAGTATAATTCTGTAGAAATGtgttaacaaaattatatttactcaCTGCAAGACATAAAGATAAATAGTCATGTATATCAATCATGGCACATATATAATctatataatgaatatagaCATAAGACAAGCAATTACAACTAGACTAATTGTACAAATTACTATTACAACAACACTACTAGTAGTATGTCTTCCCAGTACGCCCAATTACTATCTCAACATAACCACAACCGCTCACGTCGCTACCATGTTTGTGAACCTCAGCACAACCACCCATCGCCCCCATCCCTATCTACTCATCTATTCTTACACCCATCACATTCATCACACCCAACCATCTATCATCTCTCCATCTATATAATTCATCTATCTAATCATATCCATCTATCATCCATCCATTACCCCACTACCATCCATCACATCTGCCACAATCACTCTCCATCCACATCCTCTCACCCATCCTCTCACCCGCCCATCTCGCCTCCACTCCGCGCGCCCGTCACCCGCCCTGCCCACACCATCCGCTCATCAACACAGAGCCATAGCGTTCAACAGCCTCTGCTTACCCGCCTCGTCACTCTATCAAACAACACTTCTCATCTCCCAGCCGCATCCACGCGCTCTCAGATCCtgaaaattgaaaactaAAGCATCGCGTCACATGACCGACATCCTATTGTTCGTACATAATGATTCCATACCTCACCACTTCATCCCTGCTCCATTCAGCACATATCCTGGCAACATTAACCATATTCTGTCCATACTGTAATAACTGAACGCTATATATGTTAATGGACAGTGTTAATGACCACAAATGCCACTTGCACTCACTATTCTATACATATGCATTCTATATCGTCCATCCATGATCCCATCTCTACCTCCCACAACTTCAAACGAATACTAGACTTCTTGCAATGAAGAATCTAGATGCACTTATCAATACTATGCAATG
The window above is part of the Tetrapisispora phaffii CBS 4417 chromosome 7, complete genome genome. Proteins encoded here:
- the TPHA0G00100 gene encoding uncharacterized protein → MSSQYAQLLSQHNHNRSRRYHVCEPQHNHPSPPSLSTHLFLHPSHSSHPTIYHLSIYIIHLSNHIHLSSIHYPTTIHHICHNHSPSTSSHPSSHPPISPPLRAPVTRPAHTIRSSTQSHSVQQPLLTRLVTLSNNTSHLPAASTRSQILKIEN